From a single Pseudomonas sp. A34-9 genomic region:
- a CDS encoding Rieske (2Fe-2S) protein — MSGIAQPLCRLDELEEGRARGFDPLAQGRDSVFALRHDNQVRVYRNRCPHLDVRLEYRKDRFLSADGQLIVCYAHGAQFLPATGECIYGPCLGQTLQALPSCEKDGWLLVQMPEELPLPG; from the coding sequence ATGAGCGGTATTGCGCAGCCACTGTGTCGGCTGGACGAACTGGAGGAGGGCCGGGCGCGGGGGTTCGATCCGCTGGCGCAGGGGCGCGACAGTGTGTTTGCCCTGCGTCATGACAATCAGGTGCGGGTCTATCGCAATCGTTGTCCGCATCTGGACGTGCGCCTGGAGTATCGCAAGGACCGTTTCCTGTCCGCCGATGGCCAGCTGATCGTCTGTTACGCCCACGGCGCGCAATTTCTGCCGGCGACGGGCGAGTGCATCTACGGCCCGTGCCTGGGCCAGACGCTGCAGGCGCTGCCGAGCTGCGAGAAGGATGGCTGGCTGCTGGTGCAAATGCCTGAAGAGTTGCCGCTGCCGGGATAA
- a CDS encoding LysR family transcriptional regulator yields MRYRRLDLNLLVALDALLSECSVSRAAERLCLGQSAASSALGRLREHFNDPLLVPVGRRLEPTALGQALLPKVRAALALTREIVDAPLNFDPAQCNRHITLVASDYVADVLLASVSRALARMAPGIRLSLRDMPVPRDGDVVSEALDYRRSDCVIVPQRRLNPAYPHVPLMTDQLCCIVCAQQPQFAEQLSLADYCAATHVVREFADGQNLAMDAVHLHELGIERQVAVTVESFVLMPEYIVGTARIATVFQRQAQCFAQRYPLRVHPAPLAFPEAVQVLQWHPYQAHDPAMQWFRGLLLEQAALLDQPSG; encoded by the coding sequence ATGCGATATCGCCGCCTCGACCTTAATCTGTTGGTTGCGCTGGACGCCTTGCTGAGTGAATGCAGTGTCAGCCGGGCGGCCGAGCGTCTGTGCCTGGGACAGTCAGCGGCCAGTTCGGCACTGGGCCGCTTGCGTGAACATTTCAATGACCCGTTACTGGTGCCGGTGGGACGACGCCTGGAGCCCACCGCGTTGGGGCAGGCGTTGCTGCCAAAAGTGCGTGCAGCGTTGGCACTGACCCGGGAAATCGTCGACGCTCCGCTCAATTTTGATCCGGCACAGTGCAACCGGCACATCACCCTGGTCGCCTCCGATTACGTCGCCGACGTGCTGTTGGCTTCGGTCAGTCGTGCATTGGCGCGCATGGCGCCGGGCATTCGCTTGAGCCTGCGTGACATGCCTGTTCCGCGCGACGGCGATGTCGTCAGCGAAGCGCTGGATTATCGGCGCAGTGATTGCGTGATCGTGCCGCAGCGACGGTTGAATCCGGCCTATCCCCATGTGCCGCTCATGACTGACCAGCTCTGTTGCATCGTCTGCGCCCAACAGCCACAGTTCGCCGAGCAACTGAGCCTCGCCGACTACTGCGCTGCGACGCATGTGGTGCGCGAGTTTGCCGACGGGCAGAACCTGGCAATGGATGCCGTGCACCTGCATGAACTCGGGATTGAGCGGCAAGTGGCAGTGACCGTTGAAAGCTTTGTGCTGATGCCGGAGTACATTGTCGGCACCGCACGTATCGCCACGGTGTTTCAACGCCAGGCGCAATGCTTTGCCCAACGTTATCCCTTGCGCGTCCACCCGGCACCGCTGGCGTTCCCCGAGGCCGTGCAAGTCTTGCAATGGCATCCCTATCAAGCACATGACCCGGCCATGCAGTGGTTTCGCGGCCTGCTCCTGGAACAGGCCGCATTGCTCGATCAACCCTCTGGCTGA
- a CDS encoding LysR family transcriptional regulator, with protein sequence MRFNHLDLNLLVALDVLLEEQNITRAAERLHMTQSATSGVLARLRTYFEDELLVQVGRKMQPTPYATELARPVREVLLTIQSSITAKPVFDPATSKRHFRLVTSDYLISVLFAQVIQNIHQEAPNITFEMLGPSDNSGELLVRGEVDLMIVPERYIIEGHPSRLLFEEEHVCVVWQGNTQVGDTLTLEQYMEMGHVSVGFGRTRHMSIEEWFMNQYGFNRRIEVITSDFNTLPQLIVGTQRIATMHQRLANLYAHYLPLRILPPPVKIPIMHEYMLWHRSVDGDPMHRWLRERISESIQHLQQVPIVSRDTSYPPSRLAN encoded by the coding sequence ATGCGTTTCAACCATCTGGATCTGAACCTGCTGGTCGCGCTCGATGTATTGCTCGAAGAGCAGAACATCACCCGCGCAGCAGAACGCCTGCACATGACCCAATCCGCCACCAGCGGCGTGCTCGCGCGTTTGCGGACCTACTTTGAGGATGAGTTGCTGGTTCAGGTGGGGCGCAAGATGCAGCCCACGCCCTATGCCACGGAACTGGCCAGACCGGTGCGTGAAGTCCTGCTGACGATTCAGTCCTCAATCACCGCCAAACCGGTGTTCGACCCGGCCACCAGCAAGCGACATTTTCGCTTGGTGACCTCCGACTATCTGATCAGCGTGCTGTTCGCCCAGGTGATCCAGAACATTCATCAGGAAGCGCCCAACATCACCTTCGAAATGCTTGGCCCCAGCGACAATTCCGGCGAGTTGCTGGTACGTGGCGAGGTCGATCTGATGATTGTTCCCGAGCGCTACATCATTGAAGGCCACCCTTCGCGCCTGCTGTTCGAAGAAGAACACGTGTGCGTGGTGTGGCAAGGCAATACGCAAGTCGGCGACACCCTGACCCTTGAGCAGTACATGGAGATGGGCCATGTCTCGGTGGGCTTCGGCCGCACACGGCACATGAGCATCGAAGAATGGTTCATGAATCAATACGGCTTCAATCGGCGTATTGAAGTGATCACCAGCGACTTCAATACCTTGCCGCAACTGATTGTCGGCACACAGCGCATCGCCACGATGCACCAGCGTCTGGCGAACCTCTACGCGCACTATCTGCCGCTGCGCATCCTGCCGCCGCCGGTGAAAATTCCGATCATGCACGAGTACATGTTGTGGCACCGCAGCGTCGACGGTGACCCGATGCACCGCTGGCTGCGCGAACGCATCAGCGAATCCATTCAGCATCTGCAACAGGTGCCCATCGTATCTCGCGATACCTCGTATCCGCCGTCACGATTGGCCAATTAG
- a CDS encoding nucleoside deaminase, with translation MNQFTQLIPAGVSELDLALLRQTIALSEASKQRGRHPFAALVADRNGKVIVEAGNNSMPPEGDPTQHAELVAAAAAAKLLSPQELELCTLYTSAEPCCMCAGAVYWTGIGRVVYALSEHALLGLTGDHPENPTFSLPCREVFAKGQRKVSVLGPMLEGEAAEPHQGFWS, from the coding sequence ATGAATCAATTCACTCAGCTCATCCCGGCTGGCGTCAGCGAACTGGATCTGGCGTTGTTGCGCCAGACCATCGCCTTGTCCGAGGCATCGAAACAACGCGGTCGCCATCCGTTCGCGGCGTTGGTAGCCGACCGCAACGGCAAGGTGATTGTCGAAGCGGGGAACAACTCGATGCCACCGGAAGGTGATCCCACTCAACACGCGGAGTTGGTGGCGGCAGCGGCGGCGGCCAAGCTGCTGTCGCCGCAAGAGCTTGAATTGTGCACGCTGTACACCAGCGCCGAACCTTGCTGCATGTGTGCCGGGGCGGTGTATTGGACGGGGATCGGGCGAGTGGTTTATGCCTTGTCGGAGCATGCGTTGCTGGGATTGACGGGCGACCATCCTGAGAACCCGACGTTCTCGCTGCCGTGCCGCGAGGTGTTTGCCAAGGGGCAGCGCAAGGTCAGTGTGCTGGGACCGATGCTGGAGGGCGAGGCGGCTGAACCGCACCAAGGATTCTGGTCGTAA
- a CDS encoding LysR family transcriptional regulator, translating to MRFSLDQLLMFVQVVKSGSFSAAGRKLGKTQSTISAAIANLETDLGVDLFDRSNRSPALTASGQKLLVQAESVLERCMTFEAHADCLSDNVEPSLTLAIETPYGPIMPVLKAFEEAFPFVDLIIRHPVYGDVSELVSSGEAVLGVAFSQPGYPKELAFQQLGKLIMLHVCHPDHPLAQLDNVSFDDLHVHRRLAFSAHASKLPSSEYLRSTQLWQAESYLALLEMVRAGLGWATLPRQLIQRELAKGELVELQLSAYPHTDWQIGVDLLWARQRPLGKAERWLKEKLQGNKVYELDRNGQITTL from the coding sequence TTGCGCTTCTCACTCGATCAACTGTTGATGTTCGTCCAAGTGGTCAAAAGCGGATCGTTCTCCGCCGCCGGACGCAAACTGGGCAAGACGCAATCGACCATCAGCGCGGCGATTGCCAACCTCGAAACCGACTTGGGCGTCGACCTGTTCGACCGCAGCAACCGCAGCCCTGCCCTCACCGCCAGTGGCCAAAAATTGTTGGTTCAGGCTGAGTCAGTACTGGAACGCTGCATGACCTTCGAAGCCCATGCCGACTGCCTTTCAGACAACGTCGAACCGAGCCTGACGCTGGCGATTGAAACGCCGTACGGCCCGATCATGCCGGTGCTCAAAGCCTTCGAAGAGGCGTTCCCCTTCGTCGACCTGATCATCCGCCACCCGGTGTACGGCGACGTCAGCGAGCTGGTCAGCAGCGGCGAGGCCGTTCTCGGCGTCGCGTTCTCACAGCCCGGCTATCCCAAAGAACTGGCGTTCCAGCAACTGGGCAAACTGATCATGCTGCACGTCTGCCACCCAGACCATCCGTTAGCGCAACTCGACAACGTCAGCTTCGACGACCTGCATGTCCATCGCCGCCTGGCCTTCAGCGCCCATGCGAGCAAACTGCCGAGCAGCGAATACCTGCGCTCGACCCAGTTGTGGCAAGCGGAAAGTTATCTGGCGTTATTGGAAATGGTCCGCGCCGGACTCGGCTGGGCCACCCTGCCCCGCCAGTTGATTCAGCGTGAACTGGCCAAGGGTGAACTGGTGGAACTGCAGCTCTCGGCGTATCCGCATACGGACTGGCAGATTGGTGTGGATCTGTTGTGGGCGCGACAACGACCGCTAGGTAAGGCGGAGCGCTGGCTGAAGGAGAAATTGCAGGGCAACAAGGTGTATGAGCTGGATCGCAACGGGCAGATCACCACGCTTTGA
- a CDS encoding amidohydrolase family protein, producing the protein MTALHLKCQTLFDGTGLETRQQQTLIVENGLLSYVGPTALAPAPHPGDTQLDAGDDFVMPGLVDVHTHLAFGNAQSEEDIDLWTSDEFRALRGMFFAQHVLAAGVTSMVCPGDSGQLSIAVRNAVTAGLFEGPRIAASSRVITNRQSLNDWFPSRVGAPEYFTAQLVTSRSDALAEIRKQAKDGVDLIKIAMDGTHRRPNGEIIAAFTADETFEMVEEAHRLGCKVATHAYGREAVMYAARAGVDLVFHAFYMDDACIEALLEAGSILAPTMTFPQNTVDFCQPHDPAISTGYAGYCARTLDVGSAVLKRAKAAGVPFACGSDSGFAVTPYGEWHARELELLVARLGFTPAEALYAATAVGARCMPRGETLGSLQVGKQADFLVLDGSPLDDIRILQDRSRLKAVYKAGQPVRMDRSPYNPKQVSDFNSLKWTDLYTRDRVAQLGKWAL; encoded by the coding sequence ATGACTGCCCTGCATCTGAAATGCCAGACCCTGTTTGATGGCACTGGACTGGAAACCCGCCAACAACAGACATTGATTGTCGAAAACGGCCTGCTCAGTTACGTCGGGCCCACCGCGCTGGCCCCCGCTCCCCATCCCGGCGATACCCAGCTGGACGCCGGTGATGATTTCGTCATGCCGGGGCTGGTGGACGTGCATACGCATCTGGCCTTCGGTAACGCGCAGAGCGAAGAAGACATTGATCTGTGGACCAGCGACGAATTTCGCGCTTTGCGCGGGATGTTTTTCGCGCAACACGTACTCGCGGCCGGCGTCACCAGCATGGTCTGCCCCGGCGACAGCGGTCAACTCAGCATCGCCGTGCGCAATGCGGTGACCGCTGGTTTGTTTGAAGGTCCGAGGATCGCAGCCAGCAGCCGCGTCATCACCAATCGGCAGAGTCTGAATGATTGGTTCCCGAGTCGGGTGGGCGCCCCGGAATACTTCACCGCGCAGTTGGTCACCAGCCGCAGCGACGCCCTTGCGGAGATCCGCAAGCAGGCCAAGGACGGCGTCGACCTGATCAAGATCGCCATGGACGGCACGCACCGCCGTCCCAATGGCGAAATCATTGCTGCCTTTACCGCCGATGAAACCTTCGAAATGGTCGAGGAAGCGCATCGTCTGGGCTGCAAGGTCGCCACGCATGCCTACGGTCGCGAGGCCGTGATGTACGCGGCGCGCGCAGGCGTTGATCTGGTTTTCCACGCCTTTTACATGGACGACGCGTGCATCGAGGCACTGCTTGAGGCCGGTAGCATCCTTGCCCCGACCATGACGTTCCCGCAGAACACTGTGGATTTCTGCCAGCCCCACGACCCGGCCATCAGCACCGGGTATGCCGGTTATTGTGCACGCACACTGGACGTTGGTTCGGCGGTACTCAAACGCGCCAAAGCGGCCGGCGTACCCTTTGCCTGCGGCAGTGACAGCGGCTTCGCGGTAACGCCTTACGGCGAGTGGCACGCCCGAGAGCTGGAGCTGCTGGTGGCCCGGCTTGGATTCACCCCGGCCGAAGCGTTATACGCCGCGACTGCTGTCGGCGCGCGCTGCATGCCGCGCGGTGAAACCCTCGGCTCACTGCAAGTGGGCAAGCAGGCCGACTTCCTGGTGCTCGACGGCTCGCCACTGGATGATATTCGCATCCTTCAGGATCGTTCACGCCTCAAAGCGGTGTACAAGGCCGGGCAACCGGTGCGCATGGATCGCAGCCCCTACAACCCCAAGCAGGTGTCCGATTTCAACTCGCTGAAATGGACGGATCTATACACCCGCGACCGCGTTGCCCAACTCGGAAAATGGGCCCTATGA
- a CDS encoding VOC family protein, translating to MNIIGLDALIFGVDDIQACTDCLRDYGLAPVGVDSEGGRFEALDGTAVIIRRADDPDLPVAIGPAPSIRETVYGVAAISDLDAIEDELARDRVVRRDQHGVLHSVDDMGFAIAFQVSVRKPYSAPDDLTNAAGHAPQRPLNQPGITLDMSAVPRTLSHVVYFVPDAAKAEAFYAKRLGFRTTDTFIGAGPFMRPAGSDDHHCLFMIQTPPHMKGCEHFTFHMGSGTEVLLAGTRFEQKGWTSFWGPGRHVFGSNWFWYFNSPLGCHIEYDADMDKHDDAWEARRAPLSADNSQLFLFSAKEKWAPGGPPPKLG from the coding sequence ATGAACATCATTGGCCTTGATGCCCTGATTTTTGGCGTCGATGACATTCAAGCCTGCACCGATTGCCTGCGCGACTACGGCCTTGCACCGGTCGGCGTTGACAGCGAAGGCGGGCGCTTCGAAGCGCTGGACGGCACCGCCGTGATTATCCGCCGAGCCGACGATCCTGATTTGCCGGTGGCGATCGGCCCGGCGCCGTCCATTCGCGAGACGGTCTACGGGGTCGCTGCGATCAGCGATCTGGATGCCATCGAAGATGAGCTGGCCCGTGATCGTGTTGTTCGCCGTGATCAACACGGCGTGCTGCACAGCGTTGATGACATGGGTTTCGCGATCGCGTTTCAGGTCAGCGTACGCAAGCCTTACAGCGCACCGGATGACCTGACCAACGCCGCCGGCCATGCGCCACAGCGGCCACTTAACCAGCCAGGCATCACCCTCGATATGAGCGCTGTTCCGCGCACTTTGTCGCACGTGGTGTATTTCGTCCCCGATGCGGCAAAAGCTGAAGCCTTTTACGCCAAGCGTTTGGGTTTTCGCACCACCGACACCTTCATTGGCGCCGGGCCGTTCATGCGCCCGGCCGGTTCTGACGATCACCATTGCCTGTTCATGATCCAGACCCCGCCGCACATGAAGGGTTGCGAACACTTCACCTTCCACATGGGCAGTGGCACCGAAGTGCTGCTGGCCGGGACGCGTTTCGAGCAAAAAGGCTGGACCAGCTTCTGGGGGCCGGGCCGTCACGTGTTTGGCTCCAACTGGTTCTGGTATTTCAACAGTCCGCTGGGCTGCCACATCGAATATGACGCCGATATGGATAAGCACGATGACGCCTGGGAGGCCCGTCGCGCTCCGCTGTCGGCGGATAACTCGCAGTTGTTCCTGTTCAGCGCCAAAGAAAAATGGGCCCCGGGCGGACCACCGCCAAAACTCGGATGA
- a CDS encoding heme-binding protein: MQRLDLLTATNMASDAIRIARETGIKPLGVAVLDAAAHPLAVLRDENASFLRPQIAVGKARGCLGMGFGGRELARRAQAMPAFFDAINSLTDGEVIPVAGGVLIRNAEGVVLGAIGISGDTSDNDERCALLAIAKAGLVADNGDQPEG, from the coding sequence ATGCAAAGACTGGATCTGCTCACTGCCACAAACATGGCGAGCGATGCCATCCGCATTGCTCGCGAAACCGGGATCAAACCGCTGGGCGTCGCCGTACTGGATGCCGCCGCCCATCCATTGGCGGTTCTGCGCGACGAAAACGCCAGCTTCCTACGCCCGCAAATCGCCGTCGGCAAGGCCCGCGGTTGCCTGGGTATGGGTTTTGGAGGGCGTGAACTGGCGCGACGGGCGCAGGCCATGCCGGCGTTTTTCGATGCGATCAACAGTTTGACCGACGGTGAGGTGATTCCCGTGGCGGGTGGTGTGTTGATCCGTAATGCCGAGGGGGTGGTGCTCGGGGCCATCGGCATCAGTGGCGATACCTCCGACAACGACGAGCGCTGCGCATTGCTGGCCATCGCCAAGGCCGGCCTGGTCGCCGACAACGGCGATCAGCCAGAGGGTTGA
- a CDS encoding nucleobase:cation symporter-2 family protein, which translates to MTPQRIHPVDEILPLRQLFTFGLQHVLVMYAGAVAVPLILGSAMGLTSAQIVLLINANLLTSGVATLIQTLGFWKFGARLPLIQGCSFIALAPMIMIGKEFGLSQIFGAVIAAGFITIALAPVFSRLLRFFPPVVIGSLITIIGISLMPAAAIWLGGGNPDAADFGNPANLLLGLATVSVTLVIYAKCKGFLGNLSVLIGLFIGSLIAAACGMTHFSRVSEAAWFELSAPMAFGAPEFAPVPILIMTLAMLVIMAETTGNCLAIGKLTGKPTTQQTLGNAFRADGLSTMLGGLFNSFPYNAFTQNTGLIALSNVKSRFVVAAAGAIMVLMGLFPKLGALIAAVPTPVLGGCAIVMFGMTTVAGIQELSRVQFEGTRNGIIVAVSVSVGVLPMSFPALFEHVGPTLKLVLDSGIFLGAITAIVLNILLNNEKKSTETIGATSAELAD; encoded by the coding sequence ATGACCCCACAACGCATTCATCCGGTGGACGAGATTTTGCCACTGCGACAGTTGTTCACGTTTGGCTTGCAGCATGTGCTGGTGATGTACGCGGGAGCAGTGGCGGTGCCGCTGATTCTCGGCAGTGCGATGGGGCTGACCTCGGCTCAGATCGTGTTGCTGATCAACGCTAACCTGTTGACCTCCGGCGTGGCGACGCTGATTCAAACCCTGGGCTTCTGGAAATTCGGCGCGCGTCTGCCCCTGATTCAGGGCTGCTCATTCATTGCTCTGGCGCCGATGATCATGATCGGTAAAGAGTTCGGGCTCAGTCAGATTTTCGGTGCGGTGATTGCCGCAGGCTTCATTACGATTGCCTTGGCGCCGGTGTTCAGCCGCTTGCTGCGCTTCTTTCCACCGGTGGTGATTGGCAGTCTGATCACCATTATCGGCATCTCGCTGATGCCAGCGGCGGCGATCTGGTTGGGCGGCGGCAATCCCGACGCGGCGGATTTCGGTAATCCCGCGAACCTGTTGCTGGGCCTGGCCACGGTCAGCGTGACGTTAGTGATCTATGCCAAATGCAAGGGCTTCCTCGGTAACCTCAGCGTACTGATTGGCTTGTTCATCGGCAGCCTGATCGCCGCGGCCTGCGGCATGACGCACTTCAGCCGGGTCAGCGAAGCCGCATGGTTTGAGCTGAGTGCGCCCATGGCCTTCGGAGCGCCGGAATTCGCTCCGGTGCCGATTCTGATCATGACCCTGGCGATGCTGGTAATCATGGCCGAGACCACCGGCAACTGCCTGGCGATCGGCAAATTGACCGGCAAACCAACCACGCAACAGACCCTCGGCAACGCATTTCGCGCCGACGGCTTGTCGACGATGCTCGGCGGCTTGTTCAACAGTTTTCCTTACAACGCGTTCACCCAGAACACCGGTTTGATTGCGCTTTCGAACGTCAAAAGCCGCTTCGTCGTGGCCGCTGCCGGGGCAATCATGGTGCTGATGGGCTTGTTCCCGAAACTCGGCGCGTTAATCGCCGCAGTGCCGACGCCAGTGCTCGGTGGCTGCGCGATCGTCATGTTCGGCATGACCACGGTGGCGGGGATTCAGGAACTGTCGCGTGTCCAGTTCGAGGGCACACGCAACGGCATCATCGTCGCGGTTTCGGTGAGTGTCGGGGTGCTGCCGATGTCCTTTCCGGCGTTGTTCGAACACGTCGGCCCGACCCTGAAACTGGTGCTCGACAGCGGGATTTTCCTCGGCGCGATCACTGCCATCGTGCTCAACATCCTGCTCAACAATGAAAAAAAATCGACCGAAACCATCGGCGCTACCTCGGCTGAACTGGCCGACTGA
- a CDS encoding prolyl oligopeptidase family serine peptidase, with protein MFRYFPTNYVWNLSVDLAIEMGARMGEIEAMCAPLQEAAKQPDAAGTRAFRETWAKMADKLCGLAEEDEGNGRMLSAGEKYNRAATYYLTCERLQAHGAPGRTELYQRFLQTFKRGIELSRENCERVEIPYEGKHLSGLLVRAEGVDGPAPILVQVNGLDSTKEMKYRVGLPAWLAKRGISSLIIDQPGTGEALRLHGLTARFDSEHWASRVVDWLETRSDVDAKRIGLEGVSLGGYYCPRAVAFEPRFACGVVWGANHDWRDVQKRRLEKEGSFPVPHYWAHVCWVWGAKDVDEFMTIAEDVHLDGVLDRIKVPFLVTHGEQDSQIPLKWAHRTYEQLVNSPKCELKVFTEREGGVQHSSFDNSINAGHYIADWIAETLGGRTA; from the coding sequence ATGTTTCGCTATTTCCCGACCAACTACGTGTGGAATCTCTCTGTCGACCTGGCCATTGAAATGGGCGCCCGCATGGGCGAAATCGAAGCGATGTGCGCCCCTTTGCAGGAGGCTGCTAAACAGCCAGACGCGGCCGGCACCCGTGCCTTTCGCGAGACCTGGGCGAAAATGGCTGACAAGCTCTGCGGTCTGGCCGAAGAAGACGAAGGCAATGGCCGAATGCTCTCGGCTGGCGAAAAATACAACCGCGCCGCCACCTATTATCTGACCTGCGAGCGCCTGCAAGCCCACGGCGCGCCGGGCCGCACCGAGCTGTATCAGCGTTTTCTGCAGACCTTCAAGCGCGGCATCGAGCTGTCGCGTGAAAACTGCGAACGGGTAGAAATCCCGTACGAGGGCAAACATCTTTCCGGCTTGCTCGTGCGCGCCGAAGGCGTCGATGGGCCTGCGCCGATTCTGGTGCAGGTCAACGGTCTGGATTCGACCAAAGAAATGAAATACCGCGTGGGTTTGCCAGCCTGGCTGGCGAAGCGCGGCATCTCTTCGCTGATCATCGACCAGCCCGGCACTGGCGAAGCGTTGCGCCTGCATGGCCTGACCGCACGATTCGACAGTGAGCATTGGGCCAGCCGCGTCGTGGATTGGCTGGAAACCCGAAGCGACGTCGATGCCAAACGTATCGGTCTGGAAGGTGTCTCGTTGGGCGGTTATTACTGCCCGCGTGCGGTTGCATTCGAACCGCGCTTCGCCTGCGGCGTAGTGTGGGGCGCCAACCATGACTGGCGTGATGTGCAAAAGCGTCGACTGGAAAAGGAAGGCAGCTTCCCGGTGCCGCACTACTGGGCGCATGTCTGCTGGGTGTGGGGCGCCAAGGACGTCGACGAGTTCATGACCATCGCCGAAGACGTACACCTTGACGGCGTGCTCGACCGGATCAAGGTGCCGTTCCTGGTGACCCACGGTGAACAGGATTCGCAGATACCGCTGAAATGGGCGCATCGCACCTACGAACAACTGGTCAACAGTCCAAAATGTGAACTGAAAGTCTTCACCGAACGTGAAGGTGGTGTGCAGCATTCGAGCTTCGACAACAGCATCAACGCCGGTCATTACATAGCGGACTGGATCGCCGAAACGCTGGGCGGTCGCACCGCCTGA